A window of Macrococcus sp. 19Msa1099 genomic DNA:
ATCAGATCGACTCCAGGCTACAATGCAGAAGATTAAAGGTAAGGGTAAAGTTACAGAAGCGGATATAAAAGTGATGATGCGCGAAGTACGCTTAGCATTACTTGAAGCCGATGTTAACTTTAAAGTGGTAAAAGAATTTGTTAAGACAGTATCCGATCGTGCGATTGGTTCAGAAGTGATGCAGTCATTAACGCCTGGACAGCAGATTATTAAAATTGTACAGGAAGAACTAACGACTTTAATGGGTTCTGAGAATACTCAGATTAATATGAGCAAGAAACCACCGACTGTTGTGATGATGGTAGGTTTACAAGGGGCAGGTAAAACGACGACTGCAGGTAAGCTTGCACTTTTAATGCGCAAGAAATATAACAAGAAACCACTGCTTGTCGCATGTGATATCTATAGACCAGCTGCAATACAGCAGCTACAAACAGTAGGGAAGCAGATTGATGTACCGGTATTTACTTTAGGGGATCAAGTATCACCTAAAGAAATTACAGAACGTGCACTGCAACACGCAAAAGAAGAACATCTGGACTTTGTGATTATCGATACAGCAGGACGCCTGCATATTGATGAAGCATTGATGAATGAGCTTGTTGAAGTTAAAGAAATCAGTCAACCTGACGAAATTATGCTTGTCGTAGATTCTATGACAGGTCAAGATGCAGTGAATGTCGCTGAGAGTTTCGATAATCAGCTGGATGTTACGGGTGTTACTTTAACGAAACTTGATGGAGATACTCGTGGTGGGGCAGCGCTCTCGATTCGAAGTGTCACACAAAAACCAATTAAGTTTGTCGGTATGAGTGAGAAACTTGATGGACTAGAACCTTTTCATCCAGAACGCATGGCATCTCGTATTCTAGGTATGGGTGATGTGTTAAGTTTAATCGAAAAAGCACAGTCTCAAGTAGATGAATCTAAAGCGAAAGAACTTGAACAGAAGATGAAGACCTCATCATTCACTTTTGATGATTTTCTGGAGCAGCTCGAACAGGTTAAAGCTCTAGGGCCTCTTGATGAACTGCTTAAGATGATTCCTGGTGCGAACAAGATGAAAGGTCTGAATAATGTTAATATGAACGCTAAGCAAATCGATCATGTGCAGGCAATTATACGTTCAATGACGAAAGAAGAACGTAACAATCCGGCGATTATCAATGTATCACGTAAGAAGAGAATCGCAAAAGGGTCAGGCAGAAGTTTATCTGAAGTGAATAAACTGATTAAGCAGTTTGACGAGATGAAGAAGATGATGAAGCAGTTTACAGGAATGAAAAAAGGTAAAAAAGGGCGTAATCCATTCCAGGGCATGAATTTACCGTTTTAATATTTACTAAAAGACAGAAAAAACTTGATTTTTTCTGTCTTTTATATTAAATTTATTTTTGTAAAGAAAAAACACTTTACAGGAAGTAAGTTTCCTGTTAATATTAGTACTTGAGAAAAGATTAGAAATGGAGAGATTTATAATGGCAGTAAAAATTCGTTTAACTCGTATGGGTTCTAAAAGAAACCCATTCTACCGTATTGTAGTAGCAGATGCACGCGCACCACGTGATGGTCGTATCATCGAAGCAATTGGAACTTATAATCCAGTTGCTAAACCTGAAGCAGAAATCAAAGTTGATGAAGCTTTAGCTTTAAAATGGTTAGCTGATGGCGCAAAACCAACTGATACAGTTCGTAATATCTTATCAACGCAAGGTATTATGGAGAAATTCCATAACCAAAAAATCGCGAAGTAATCGCTATGGAAAAATTAATACAAACCATTGTTACACCGCTTGTGAGTCATCCTGAAGATATTAAGATCACGAAGGAAGAACATGCATCCAGCATTACGTATCATCTATCAGTCAATCAGGACGATAAAGGTAAAGTAATCGGTAAACAAGGTCGTATTGCTAAAGCAATGCGAACAGTTACGAGTGGTGCAGCGCTTGCGTCTGTTAAGAAAGTGTTTGTAGAGATTGATTAAGGGTACCTTTTTTGGTACTCTTTTTTTATGAGATGGAGGTTTTGTGAAATGGAAATGAATGTAGGGAAAATCGTCAATACACACGGTGTGAAAGGCGAAGTAAAGATTTTAACGGCATCTGATTTTGCATCAGAACGTTTTAAGCCGGGTAAAGTGCTAATGATTCCATTTAAAGATGAGCGAGTTACGCTCACAATCAAATCGTATCGCACCCATAAAAACTTCCATATGGTAGCATTTGAAGGTTTAAACAATATAAATGATGTAGAGAAGTATAAGGGTCTGGATGTCTATCAGGATATTGAGAATGAAGATATTATATTGGACGAAAATGAATACTTCTATTCAGATATTATTGGGTGCACTGTGTTTGATGGCGAACGCGAAATCGGTATTGTGAATGATATCTTTGAAACAGGAGCAAACGACGTATGGGTTGTTCAAGGCGATAAAGAATATTTAATTCCATACATTGAAGATGTTGTTAAGTCAATCGATATTGATAATAAAACAATCATCATTGAAGCGATTGAAGGGTTATTATAATGAAGATTGATTATTTAACATTATTTCCTGAAATGTTTGACGTGCTGAATCACTCTATTATGAAACGTGCTCAGGAAAAAGGAATTGTGGAGCTGAACACGGTTAATTTCAGAGATTATTCAGGTAATAAACATAACCAAGTGGATGATTATCCATATGGTGGGGGGCAAGGCATGGTTCTAAAGCCAGAACCGATATTCAATGCAATGAATGCCATTGATAAAACGAGCAAGACACGTGTTATCCTTATGTGTCCGCAAGGAAAACCTTTCACGCAGCAAGTGGCTGAATCGTTAGCACAAGAAGAACATCTTGTATTTATTTGTGGTCATTATGAAGGATATGATGAACGTATACGCGAGCATCTTGTAACTGATGAACTCTCTATCGGTGATTATGTATTAACCGGCGGAGAACTTGCAGCAATTACAATGACAGATGCAATCGTGAGACTGATTCCTGAATCAATAAAAGAAGAGAGTCATAGGGATGATTCATTCTCAACAGGATTACTTGAACATCCACAATATACGAGACCAGCTGACTATAATGGAATGAAAGTACCGGATGTACTGCTTAGTGGTAACCATAAGCATATCGACTCATGGCGCCATGAAATGCGCTTGAAGCGTACTTTTGAACGCCGACCAGATTTATTAGAACACTACCCACTGACTCAGTCAGATAAAGAATATTTAGAACACCTTAAACATGATAATTAGGTGTCAATATATATTGCTTTACACAGTGAAGTATGATATTATTTTAAAAGTGTGAATCACACATAAATCACTATGATCCGCTGAGCGAAGACTTAAGAACATAGGCAGAAGGAGAAGGTAAAATGAATAACAAATTAATCGAAGCAGTAACAAAAGAACAATTACGTACAGACATTCCTGCATTCCGTCCTGGTGACACTTTAAAAGTTCACGTACGTATCGTTGAGGGAACTCGCGAACGTATCCAGGTATTCGAAGGTGTAGTAATCAAACGTCGTGGTGGTGGAATTTCTGAAACTTTCACAGTTCGTAAAATTTCATACGGTGTTGGTGTTGAGCGTACATTCCCTGTACATACACCTAAAATCGAGAAAATTGAAGTATTACGTCGTGGTAAAGTACGTCGTGCTAAATTGTACTACTTACGTAGCTTACGTGGTAAAGCTGCACGTATTAAAGAAATTCGCTAATATTAGACAAACAGAGCTAGAGACTTATGTCTCTAGCTCTGTTTTTTAAATAACGAATATATAAGAAGGTAAGAAGCATGCCTATAACAGAAATTACCTGCATTAAATGGAAATATGGTGGTGTATATTTAATCGTTATATGTTTTGCGTCAGCATCAACCTTAACGGCTGTCATCAAGTAGTTCCCTTCAGAAATCTGAGCTTTTTTACCATCAACTTTAGCACTCATACCTTCTAAAAATGGAACGGGTATAACCACATAGCCTGCTTTATGCTTTGCAAGTGTAATTTCCATCTTGTCTTTATTCTTCTTAAACAAATGTGTATTTGTATTCTTTGATGCTTCTTTTAGTTGTTGGTAATCCTCACCATATATTCCAAGAAGTTTATAGTGATAAGTACCTGTCTTTAATTTTAGATCGATAACATCTGTTGCTTTGACTTTTAACGTGATTACAGGATTAAATCGGCGATAATCATCATTCAAAGGTTTTCTTGACTGATAAATTTCGTTGATCCAGACATAATGATAATCTGTAGCTGTCTTTGATTCAATGCTCAAAGTTACATAAAGATCCTTATACTTATTGATTTTCTTGCTACCGAGTTTATAAGTGATGCCGCCGTTTTCCTGATTCACAATAAGTTTATTGCCCTGAAGTGTCGCATTACGCAATTGCGGCTCGGCATCTTGCATTAAGTTCTTCTGTGGTTTAATCTTGCTGTCGCCCTTGCCTTCAAGTACAACACCATTTAGCATCGCGTGTTCTCTATCTATAGGCTGTTTCAGTTCGTTTGCATTATATACTTTATCGGTCACACGAACGAATGGAAGTCTATGAGTATTATTATAGACATAGTACTTTTGCGACAAGTCATTCTCAGCATAGAGGTTACCACGCTCATACCCATAGGGGATAGTCATCAATTCATTGATTCTGATAATCTGATTGACATTAAATAAACTATTTAAGTTTGCGCGTTCACCAAGACGATAGTAAATAGAGTTACTATCCGTATCCATCGTAATATTTAGATCCTTATCATAAAACTGATAGATATCTTTGTTGAAGATACTTGAATATAATTTTATCCCATTGAACTGCAGTAACATCGGTGTATTATGTGTGATTGATGTCTGCCAGTCTATACGGTCACCAGGCTTTAGCACCGCCTTGATTTCATCGATAATTCTGTTTTGAATCGGCGATTGATAAGTTTTACTTGTAATATATTCGATATTTCGCTCCTTTTCAGGATGCAACGTATCAATCTGTTCGGTCATATATTCATATACAAAGAAATTGGTCATGATAAAGATAACGGCATGTATGAGTATATACAGGTATCTTTTTTTATTATAGATATAATATCCGATTAGAACACAGATTATCGGAATATAAATCAGCCAGATCAGAAACTTCTCGTGACCAATTACAGAAACAGGATAGATGAATAGTGCAGGTATTAAAGAAATTAGAAATGACTTCATTTTAAGTTCGCTTAATTTATCAAGATAGATCGCAGCTAGAATGGAAGTCGTAAATACAAGTAGATAGACCCATCTCCTCTGATCAATTGAGAATCCGTTAAAGAAACTATCAAAATATGGGCTTAAAGAACCGATCATAAAGATAATAGAAAGTATCGCATAAAGTCTATAATCATAATGCTTATACAATACAAACGTCGCTAAAGCGATAACAGCCACTGCTGAAATAACGACATAATAGCCATCATAAAATAAATTATAGAAACCGACCATATCAATGATAGGATTGAGCTTAATTGGGGGTAGTGTTCTGTCATTCATTAAATAGCTTGTAGCACCAGTGAAAAATCCGACACTGCTGATCATCAGTGCAAGGATGCCGCTTATGCTACCTGTAATCAGCTTTTCCTTTAAGTTCAGTAGATCATCATCTTTACTAAAAATCGATCTATATAAAAAATATACAGATACGAAAATAAATTCATAGTAGCTAAAATAAAAGTTAGCATGCAGTGTCAGCGCAACTGCAATTATAAAAAGAAGCGGCTTTCTTTCTCTGAACAGTCGTTCGAGACCAAAGATTGTCATTGGGAGCCACAACATTACATCACTAAAGAAGCTCCATGTAAATGTAAAGAAGTAGTACACTGTTGACCAGCCATAAATAAAGCTGCCGGTAAATGCGGCATAGCGGTTTATATTCATATATCTTAAAAATTTATAAGTCACAAAAAATATAAGTGATAGTTTGATGATTGAGATGAAGATTTGATTTTTTGCCCAGAATACTGGGTCAGTCACATCATAGGATAAAAAAATATCTCCAATATAGATACAGATAAAATTTAAATATGTTATCGGCGATGTAGAATAATAATAAGAAAGACTTTTAAGAAAGTCTCCACCGATGCCAAAGTCCATATCATAGAAGAAATGAAGATGAGAAAACTTATTATACAGATACATCTGAAATGGCAGCATCTGTGCAATACCATCACCCTTGCCGGTGAACAATGTCCCGCGGTCAAACATACGATAAAGGACAACACTATGTGCGATACATGCACATAGTATTGAAGCAAGCAATAGAGATATATTGGGATAACGCTTAAATCTTTGTCTCATCTTTAGTTAACCTCGTAAATTTAATGTAGAATACAGCCAGGATGATACCCATCAATGACAATAGTATCATGAGATAAAAGTATGGAGGTGTGTAATTTAGAACAACTTCCTTTGTGTCTTTGGTTACTGGGATTGTAGTCATAATATAATTGCCGCGCTTTACCTCTGCTTTCTTTCCATCCACGTGAGCTTTCATGCCATCACGATAAACGATAGGAACAACCATCGTGCCATCTTTAGAAGATTTTAGGTTGATGGTCATTTTATTACCTTCATCTTTGAAATTATAGTCAATTTCTTTCTTCATGCTCTTCAACTGTTTATAATCTTCACCATAAATACCATTGATTTTCAGTTTATAAGTACCAGGTGTCAGACCGATTAGAATCTTTCCGTTCTCAGGTGATTTTACACGATACAGCAAATCATCATAATGTGTACGATACTTACTTGTCTGGAAAAGACGGTTGTTGGCATATTTGTTCACATTAATCTGATGATTTGTGATAGGTGAAATGATTTCAACGTGCATATCGACATAGAAATCCTTGTATTGTTGTTGTAGGTTTTGAGGGATTTCGATGATTAATCCACCACTTGGAGGATTGACTTTAAGCTTCTCATTTTGGGTAAGCCAATTTGATCCGCTTGTATTGATGTGTACCTTATCGATTAAATTTTTATTTTTCTTGAAAGGATAGCTTGTAGGTTCGTCTTCTGAAATGATACCTTCCATCATCGCATGTTCTCGGTCGATAATTTCAGTGAGATCCCTAGTATTGACAAATTTATTTGTAATCCTGACAAAAGGAATGGTCTGTGTGTTCTCATAAACTTTATATTTTCCGTCATTCTGAACGAGTTTAAAGTTTTCGGGTACGTCAGTCTGATATGCTTTACGAACGAGATACTTGACGTTGAACAATGACTCAAGGTTGCTTCTTGACTGGAAGGTGGAGTATCGACTGACTGACTCCTCCTTCAGATTAATCTTCATGTCTTTAAAATAGAAATCGACTAAAGCACCATCGAATATACTTGAATACAGACTTACACCTTTAAACCCTTGATACATCGGTGTGTTATCTTGTTCAAGCACCCTCCAGTCGATACGTTCGTCAGCTTTCGTCTTTTGTTTTAGCTGATCGATAATATGCTGTTGCAAAGGTGAATCATAAACACTTGATACAATATAGCTCATCTTCGCACGATCATTGATACCCGGATTATAATTATCCAGTTTATTATGCACTCGAATGACGTCCCAGTTGAAGATAAGAATTAAGATAATCATAGAAATATAGAGCGCACGCTGCTGTTTTTTATCCTTTACGATTAATACTAATAGTCCGACGATAATGATGATCGGAACAATATATACCCAGCTCACCGCTTTATGAATCACAAGATGACTCGCAAAGACCATCGATATCCCGGGAATAACGGAGATGAGATAGTGTTTAACCGTGATTGTTCTAAAGTGCATAATATACATTCCGATCAGACCACTTGTGAAGAAGGATATTAAATAATGCCAGCGTTTTTGTGGAGCACTGAATCCATTGAATACAGCATCTATAAAGGGTGTAAGACTGAAACACATAAAGATAATCGACATGATACTAAAGAATCTGTAAAAATAATTGTCATATAATTTAAAAGTAAAGATGGCCTGAACCGCTAAGAATAATACAATGACTAAGTAATTGTCATAGAAGATATTTGCATTTTGATCGAAAGAATCAAATAAAGAAATACCCGCTTTATATGGTGCACGTTCATTTTGTAGAAAGCTCTTAACACCATAGAAGAAGAACACACTGCTGATCAGTAATCCGATGATCGACATGATAACAAAATGAGGCCACTGTGTTTTACGAGGCACAACATCATATTTTGATCTGAATATATTTCTTGCAATAAAATAGATAAGTCCTGCAAGCAGGTGATAATATGCGAAATAGAAATTATTAATAAATATAAGTGCTGCTGCAATGATAAATATAGAATGTTTCTTATTCTGAATGAAATATTCAATTCCAAGCAACATAAGTGGTAAAAAAATAAAGACATCGCTAAAAAACGACCAGTACAATGTAAATCTGAAATATATAGCGGACATGACAAATAAAAAAGCAGCAAGCATTGCTGATGATCCTGCTAAACGAATCTTTCTAAAGTATAAGTAACTGAAAATAATAGCGATAGCAGATTTAACGATAGAAACATAAAAAGCGTTTTTGGCCCAAAATGAAATACTGTCTGTTTTAAAGTTGAAAAATACATCTAGAAACCAGACGCATATGATGTTTATAAAGTAAATAATATTTGTTGAATAGTAATATGATAAATCCGTAAAATAATCGCCACCAAGACCGAAATCCATACTGTAGAAGAACTCACCATTAATAAATTTCTTATAAAGGTAAAGCTGCATTGGCAGCATTTGTTCTAATCCATCATTTGGACCTGTAAAAATTGTACCATCCTGCAAAAAACGGTAAATATAATAACTATGCCCAAAGATAGCAAGCATCAAGGCAATTACCGGAATAAATATTTTTCTGTTGTTTTTCATCATTTACTCCTTTGTTAAGATATAAGTTGTAACGAAATAAGTAATAGGTATCGTAAAGACTAGTGCAGGGAAAGGGGCATAAACTTTATCGATATGCAGTGATTCCACGAATATATATAGTAGCAGCGTCTGTACACCCATATTCACAACCTGCGTCAGTGGAAATTGAATAAATTTTTTAAAGGTGGGTTTCACTTTATACACAAAATAACAGTTTAAAAAATAAGAAATAATAAATGACACGAGAAATCCCGTTAGATGACTCGTTAAATAACCTAAATGTAAAACCTTTAATAATAGCAAATAGACAAGGTAATAATTGAATGTATTAATGAAACCTACAACAATAAACTTGATCAGTCGACTGTAACGTTTTATCATATGCGTGTTCTCACGTTCTCCTGCAGCTCGTTTTTACTAATATTAGTTTCGCTAATAATGTAGTGGGGTCGACCCTTTGTCTCATAATAAATCCGACCGATATATTCGCCGATAATGCCAAGGCCAAACAGTTGAACGGAACCGAGAAACAATACCGATGCAATGATTGTGAAATATCCAGGTGACTCTACGCCGTGGCGCATAATTTGTATGAAAGTGATCAATATATAGAGTAAGCATAACGTCATAGTGAGTGCGCCAAAATGGAAACAAAGACGTAATGGTTTATTGTTATAGCTAATAATACCGTCAATTGCATAGTCAATCAGTCTTTTTGGAGAGAATGAAGACTGTCCTTCAAAACGTTCAATATTTTTAAAGTTTAATGTCTTTTTGCTGAAACCTACCCATTCAAATATCCCTTTAGAAAATCGGTTATATTCTTTTAAGGAAAGGATGCTATCAATCACACGTCTTGAGATCAGACGAAAATCACCTTCACCATCTGTTAGCTGAATATCAACTGCATTGTTGATAAGCTTGTAAAATAACTGAGTTGGGAATTTCCTGATGACATGCTCTCCTGAACGGTCTCTGCGCATGACCACTTGGTCATATCCTTCTTCATAATAATGAATCATCTCCGGTATGCGTTCAGGAGGGTGCTGGAAATCAGCATCTAAAATAACAGCACAGTCTCCACGAGCTGCATTGAGTCCGGCGATCATAGCAGACTCTTTACCGAAATTGCGAGAAAAGGAAATGTACCTTATTTGTGGAAAAAGGGTTGCCTGCTCTTTTATGATTGATAAAGAATGGTCTTTACTTCCATCATTGACGAGTATGAGTTCATAGTTGTAGTTGTTATTATGCATCACAGCATCAATCTGTTCAGTAAGTAGCTGAATATTCTTCTCTTCATTATAAATTGGTGCGATGAGTGAAATTAGCATAAAGACTCCTTAAGTAATGTGTTAAAATATTAATTATAAATCATAAAGATATTTTAACATACAATGAAGTAAATCGTATTTTGTATGATGATTAAATTAAATAACTGGAAAGAAGTGAAATTATGGCAATACAATGGTTCCCAGGACATATGGCAAAGGCAAGGAGAGAAGTTACAGAGCAGCTTAAGCTCGTCGATGTAGTATTTGAGCTTGTTGATGCACGCATCCCTTACTCTTCACGAAACCCTATGATTGATGAAGTAATCAAGGATAAACCGCGCGTCGTATTATTAAACAAGATGGATATGGCAAATTTAAATGAAACAAAAAAGTGGATGTCCTATTTTGAGGAACAGGGCTTTTATCCTGTGCTCATTGATAGCAAAAATGGTAAAAATCTATCCCAAGTAACGAAAGCGGCAGAAATCGTTACTAAAGAAAAGTTTGACCGCATGAAGCAAAAAGGGTTACGTCCACGTGCAATTCGTGCAATGATTGTCGGCATTCCAAATGTGGGTAAATCAACTTTAATTAATCGCCTTGCAAAGAAGTCAATCGCAAAGACGGGGAATATGCCAGGGGTTACAAAGAAACAGCAGTGGATTAAGGTTGGAAAGACATTGGAACTATTAGATACACCCGGGATTTTATGGCCGAAGTTTGAGGATCAGACTGTCGGCAAAAAATTAAGTTTAACAGGTGCAATTAAAGATAGCATTGTTCATTTAGATGAAGTCGCTATATATGGGATTTCGTTTTTGCAGGAAAGAGACCTGAACACATTTAACAAGCACTATAATATTGATGTCACAGCAGATACGCCGTATATTGAAGTATTTGATGCGATCGGCAGAAGCCGTGGCCTAAAGTTAAAGGGTAATGAAATAGATTATGAATCGGTTGTAGAATTAATTATAAGAGATATACGTAACGAAAAAATAGGAAAATATACATTCGATCATATTTCAATGTCAGAGGTTGATGATGAAGAGTAATGACTATACCATCGCTTTACTTAAAGAAAAAGTAAGAGAGATGAATCAAACAGAACTTATTGATTTTTTTGAAGAAGAGTCGAGAAGTGGTGCGTTAAAAGTAAAGCAGGCGAGAGCAAAACAAATCGCGCAGGAAACTCAAGCAATAGATGAATATGAACAAATGCTCGAATATGAACGTCGCTATAACGGAAAAGTCGTTTGTGGTATTGATGAAGTCGGGCGTGGTCCATTAGCGGGCCCAGTTATCGCATGTGCTGTCATCTTAAACGATGGCCATCACTATATTGGTCTAAACGATTCGAAGCAGTTATCAAAGCATAAGAGGGCATCGCTTTATGACGCATTAACACAGTCGGTTGCATATGCGATAGGAGAAGCAAGTGTGGAGGAAATTGATAAATTCAATATATACGAAGCAACGAAAATTGCGATGCACAGAGCGATAGATAAGTTACCTGTAAAGCCTGACGTACTACTGATAGATGCGATGAAACTGAATACAGGTTTAATTGAGGAATCAATCATTAAAGGAGACGCTAAAAGTATTTCTATCGCTGCAGCAAGTGTTATTGCGAAAGTTTATCGCGATCACCTGATGGAAGAGATTCATAAAGATATTCCTTACTATGATTTTAATCATAATGCTGGATATGGCACTAAAAGACATTTAGAAGGTTTGATGCAGTATGGGATAACAGAGCATCATCGCAAATCATTTGAGCCGATTAAATCAATGATAAAAA
This region includes:
- the rimM gene encoding ribosome maturation factor RimM (Essential for efficient processing of 16S rRNA); this translates as MEMNVGKIVNTHGVKGEVKILTASDFASERFKPGKVLMIPFKDERVTLTIKSYRTHKNFHMVAFEGLNNINDVEKYKGLDVYQDIENEDIILDENEYFYSDIIGCTVFDGEREIGIVNDIFETGANDVWVVQGDKEYLIPYIEDVVKSIDIDNKTIIIEAIEGLL
- a CDS encoding GtrA family protein codes for the protein MIKRYSRLIKFIVVGFINTFNYYLVYLLLLKVLHLGYLTSHLTGFLVSFIISYFLNCYFVYKVKPTFKKFIQFPLTQVVNMGVQTLLLYIFVESLHIDKVYAPFPALVFTIPITYFVTTYILTKE
- the rpsP gene encoding 30S ribosomal protein S16, whose amino-acid sequence is MAVKIRLTRMGSKRNPFYRIVVADARAPRDGRIIEAIGTYNPVAKPEAEIKVDEALALKWLADGAKPTDTVRNILSTQGIMEKFHNQKIAK
- a CDS encoding YfhO family protein; the encoded protein is MRQRFKRYPNISLLLASILCACIAHSVVLYRMFDRGTLFTGKGDGIAQMLPFQMYLYNKFSHLHFFYDMDFGIGGDFLKSLSYYYSTSPITYLNFICIYIGDIFLSYDVTDPVFWAKNQIFISIIKLSLIFFVTYKFLRYMNINRYAAFTGSFIYGWSTVYYFFTFTWSFFSDVMLWLPMTIFGLERLFRERKPLLFIIAVALTLHANFYFSYYEFIFVSVYFLYRSIFSKDDDLLNLKEKLITGSISGILALMISSVGFFTGATSYLMNDRTLPPIKLNPIIDMVGFYNLFYDGYYVVISAVAVIALATFVLYKHYDYRLYAILSIIFMIGSLSPYFDSFFNGFSIDQRRWVYLLVFTTSILAAIYLDKLSELKMKSFLISLIPALFIYPVSVIGHEKFLIWLIYIPIICVLIGYYIYNKKRYLYILIHAVIFIMTNFFVYEYMTEQIDTLHPEKERNIEYITSKTYQSPIQNRIIDEIKAVLKPGDRIDWQTSITHNTPMLLQFNGIKLYSSIFNKDIYQFYDKDLNITMDTDSNSIYYRLGERANLNSLFNVNQIIRINELMTIPYGYERGNLYAENDLSQKYYVYNNTHRLPFVRVTDKVYNANELKQPIDREHAMLNGVVLEGKGDSKIKPQKNLMQDAEPQLRNATLQGNKLIVNQENGGITYKLGSKKINKYKDLYVTLSIESKTATDYHYVWINEIYQSRKPLNDDYRRFNPVITLKVKATDVIDLKLKTGTYHYKLLGIYGEDYQQLKEASKNTNTHLFKKNKDKMEITLAKHKAGYVVIPVPFLEGMSAKVDGKKAQISEGNYLMTAVKVDADAKHITIKYTPPYFHLMQVISVIGMLLTFLYIRYLKNRARDISL
- a CDS encoding YfhO family protein, which translates into the protein MKNNRKIFIPVIALMLAIFGHSYYIYRFLQDGTIFTGPNDGLEQMLPMQLYLYKKFINGEFFYSMDFGLGGDYFTDLSYYYSTNIIYFINIICVWFLDVFFNFKTDSISFWAKNAFYVSIVKSAIAIIFSYLYFRKIRLAGSSAMLAAFLFVMSAIYFRFTLYWSFFSDVFIFLPLMLLGIEYFIQNKKHSIFIIAAALIFINNFYFAYYHLLAGLIYFIARNIFRSKYDVVPRKTQWPHFVIMSIIGLLISSVFFFYGVKSFLQNERAPYKAGISLFDSFDQNANIFYDNYLVIVLFLAVQAIFTFKLYDNYFYRFFSIMSIIFMCFSLTPFIDAVFNGFSAPQKRWHYLISFFTSGLIGMYIMHFRTITVKHYLISVIPGISMVFASHLVIHKAVSWVYIVPIIIIVGLLVLIVKDKKQQRALYISMIILILIFNWDVIRVHNKLDNYNPGINDRAKMSYIVSSVYDSPLQQHIIDQLKQKTKADERIDWRVLEQDNTPMYQGFKGVSLYSSIFDGALVDFYFKDMKINLKEESVSRYSTFQSRSNLESLFNVKYLVRKAYQTDVPENFKLVQNDGKYKVYENTQTIPFVRITNKFVNTRDLTEIIDREHAMMEGIISEDEPTSYPFKKNKNLIDKVHINTSGSNWLTQNEKLKVNPPSGGLIIEIPQNLQQQYKDFYVDMHVEIISPITNHQINVNKYANNRLFQTSKYRTHYDDLLYRVKSPENGKILIGLTPGTYKLKINGIYGEDYKQLKSMKKEIDYNFKDEGNKMTINLKSSKDGTMVVPIVYRDGMKAHVDGKKAEVKRGNYIMTTIPVTKDTKEVVLNYTPPYFYLMILLSLMGIILAVFYIKFTRLTKDETKI
- the trmD gene encoding tRNA (guanosine(37)-N1)-methyltransferase TrmD, translating into MKIDYLTLFPEMFDVLNHSIMKRAQEKGIVELNTVNFRDYSGNKHNQVDDYPYGGGQGMVLKPEPIFNAMNAIDKTSKTRVILMCPQGKPFTQQVAESLAQEEHLVFICGHYEGYDERIREHLVTDELSIGDYVLTGGELAAITMTDAIVRLIPESIKEESHRDDSFSTGLLEHPQYTRPADYNGMKVPDVLLSGNHKHIDSWRHEMRLKRTFERRPDLLEHYPLTQSDKEYLEHLKHDN
- a CDS encoding KH domain-containing protein, giving the protein MEKLIQTIVTPLVSHPEDIKITKEEHASSITYHLSVNQDDKGKVIGKQGRIAKAMRTVTSGAALASVKKVFVEID
- the ffh gene encoding signal recognition particle protein; protein product: MAFEGLSDRLQATMQKIKGKGKVTEADIKVMMREVRLALLEADVNFKVVKEFVKTVSDRAIGSEVMQSLTPGQQIIKIVQEELTTLMGSENTQINMSKKPPTVVMMVGLQGAGKTTTAGKLALLMRKKYNKKPLLVACDIYRPAAIQQLQTVGKQIDVPVFTLGDQVSPKEITERALQHAKEEHLDFVIIDTAGRLHIDEALMNELVEVKEISQPDEIMLVVDSMTGQDAVNVAESFDNQLDVTGVTLTKLDGDTRGGAALSIRSVTQKPIKFVGMSEKLDGLEPFHPERMASRILGMGDVLSLIEKAQSQVDESKAKELEQKMKTSSFTFDDFLEQLEQVKALGPLDELLKMIPGANKMKGLNNVNMNAKQIDHVQAIIRSMTKEERNNPAIINVSRKKRIAKGSGRSLSEVNKLIKQFDEMKKMMKQFTGMKKGKKGRNPFQGMNLPF
- a CDS encoding glycosyltransferase family 2 protein — translated: MLISLIAPIYNEEKNIQLLTEQIDAVMHNNNYNYELILVNDGSKDHSLSIIKEQATLFPQIRYISFSRNFGKESAMIAGLNAARGDCAVILDADFQHPPERIPEMIHYYEEGYDQVVMRRDRSGEHVIRKFPTQLFYKLINNAVDIQLTDGEGDFRLISRRVIDSILSLKEYNRFSKGIFEWVGFSKKTLNFKNIERFEGQSSFSPKRLIDYAIDGIISYNNKPLRLCFHFGALTMTLCLLYILITFIQIMRHGVESPGYFTIIASVLFLGSVQLFGLGIIGEYIGRIYYETKGRPHYIISETNISKNELQENVRTRI
- the rplS gene encoding 50S ribosomal protein L19 — protein: MNNKLIEAVTKEQLRTDIPAFRPGDTLKVHVRIVEGTRERIQVFEGVVIKRRGGGISETFTVRKISYGVGVERTFPVHTPKIEKIEVLRRGKVRRAKLYYLRSLRGKAARIKEIR